In Brachypodium distachyon strain Bd21 chromosome 2, Brachypodium_distachyon_v3.0, whole genome shotgun sequence, one genomic interval encodes:
- the LOC100834299 gene encoding shaggy-related protein kinase alpha: MASVGIVPSGQKNSSSTSMGVEKLPDQMNDLKIRDDKEVEATIINGKGTETGHIIVTTTGGRNGQPKQTVSYMAERIVGQGSFGIVFQAKCLETGETVAIKKVLQDKRYKNRELQTMRLLDHPNVVALKHCFFSTTEKDELYLNLVLEYVPETVHRVVKHYNKMNQRMPLIYVKLYTYQICRALAYIHGSIGVCHRDIKPQNLLVNPHTHQLKLCDFGSAKVLVKGEPNISYICSRYYRAPELIFGATEYTTAIDIWSAGCVLAELMLGQPLFPGESGVDQLVEIIKVLGTPTREEIKCMNPNYTEFKFPQIKAHPWHKVFHKRMPPEAVDLVSRLLQYSPNLRCTAVEALIHPFFDELRDPNTRLPNGRFLPPLFNFKPNELKGTPVDIVAKLIPEHARKQCSHAGL, from the exons ATGGCTTCAGTAGGCATAGTTCCGTCCGGGCAGAAGAACAGTAGCAGTACCAGCATGGGTGTGGAGAAGTTACCCGATCAAATGAATGATTTGAAGATAAGAGATGATAAG GAAGTGGAAGCGACTATTATTAATGGCAAGGGGACAGAAACTGGTCACATTATTGTCACAACTACTGGTGGCAGAAATGGTCAACCGAAACAG ACTGTGAGCTACATGGCTGAACGTATTGTAGGTCAAGGATCATTTGGGATTGTCTTTCAG GCTAAATGTTTGGAGACAGGTGAAACTGTTGCTATAAAGAAGGTTCTTCAGGATAAGCGCTACAAGAATCGTGAGCTGCAAACCATGCGCCTTCTTGACCACCCAAATGTTGTAGCTCTGAAGCATTGTTTCTTTTCTACAACTGAGAAGGATGAACTATATCTAAACTTGGTTCTGGAGTATGTGCCTGAGACTGTTCATCGTGTTGTGAAGCATTACAACAAGATGAACCAGCGCATGCCACTTATCTATGTGAAGCTGTACACGTACCAG ATATGCAGGGCACTGGCTTACATTCATGGCAGCATTGGAGTTTGCCACAGAGATATCAAGCCACAAAATCTTCTG GTAAACCCACATACCCATCAGCTCAAACTATGTGACTTTGGGAGCGCAAAAGTTCTG GTCAAAGGAGAACCAAACATATCGTACATTTGCTCCCGATACTATAGGGCTCCAGAGCTCATATTTGGTGCCACTGAGTACACTACGGCCATTGACATTTGGTCTGCTGGATGTGTTCTTGCTGAGCTTATGTTAGGGCAG CCTCTGTTTCCTGGTGAAAGTGGAGTAGACCAGCTTGTTGAAATCATCAAG GTCCTTGGTACCCCTACAAGGGAAGAGATTAAATGCATGAACCCAAATTACACGGAGTTCAAATTCCCACAGATTAAAGCACACCCATGGCACAAG GTATTTCATAAAAGGATGCCCCCAGAAGCTGTTGATCTTGTCTCTCGGCTCCTCCAGTACTCACCCAACCTAAGATGCACTGCT GTGGAGGCACTTATTCACCCCTTCTTTGATGAGCTTCGGGACCCGAATACCCGCCTTCCAAATGGCCGCTTTCTACCACCTCTTTTCAACTTCAAACCTAACG AACTGAAAGGAACCCCAGTTGATATTGTGGCCAAATTGATCCCAGAGCATGCGAGAAAGCAGTGCTCGCATGCAGGATTGTGA